One part of the Nostoc sp. PCC 7120 = FACHB-418 genome encodes these proteins:
- a CDS encoding bifunctional sterol desaturase/short chain dehydrogenase, protein MIPILAESLTEILTRVKIDSVLVNTCWQFAIWGFVSLLLAEILRDSYHALCHQVNWLSKWHNKHHAAYRRDLSIVSLKAYQESQLYHDILESSLLVVLLTIIALFVQQIGLWLGVAYACTFLFGASLRYFQGTIDTDYNHLPGPLEAIPSVWWVNRSYHWRHHFDDVDAYYSGVFSLVDKILGTGLSLKGKTVALTGASGALGQALTAQLLQQNAKVVALTTNPDKLPTDGSFKVIAWELGNEAELKASLEKVDILIINHGINVYTSRTPEAINSSYEVNAFSALRLMDIFLTTVKGPQAKATKEIWVNTSEAEASPALSPLYELSKRTLGNLVTLKRLDGDCIIRKLILGPFKSQLNPYGVMSPQQVARAILFLARRDFRNIIVTINPLTYVLFPLKEISTWLYYKLFSKTAKN, encoded by the coding sequence ATGATACCAATATTAGCCGAAAGCTTAACTGAAATTTTGACTAGAGTAAAGATTGATTCAGTCCTAGTAAATACCTGCTGGCAGTTTGCAATTTGGGGATTTGTCTCCCTACTACTAGCAGAGATATTGAGAGACAGCTACCATGCCTTGTGTCACCAAGTCAATTGGCTTAGTAAATGGCACAACAAGCATCATGCAGCATATCGCCGGGATTTGTCGATAGTTTCGCTCAAAGCTTACCAAGAGTCCCAACTTTATCACGATATTTTAGAATCAAGCCTATTAGTAGTCCTATTAACGATAATTGCCTTATTTGTCCAACAAATCGGCTTGTGGCTGGGAGTAGCCTATGCTTGCACATTCTTGTTTGGCGCATCCCTGAGATATTTCCAAGGAACAATCGACACAGATTATAATCACCTACCAGGCCCATTAGAGGCAATTCCTTCTGTTTGGTGGGTAAATCGGTCTTACCATTGGCGGCACCATTTTGATGATGTTGACGCTTATTATAGCGGTGTATTTTCCTTAGTAGATAAGATTTTGGGAACAGGACTATCTCTCAAGGGTAAAACTGTTGCGCTGACTGGTGCGTCTGGTGCTTTAGGCCAAGCATTGACGGCGCAATTGCTTCAGCAGAATGCAAAAGTTGTGGCCTTAACCACTAATCCAGATAAATTACCAACCGATGGTAGTTTTAAAGTCATCGCTTGGGAGTTAGGTAATGAAGCCGAACTCAAAGCCAGTTTAGAAAAAGTAGATATTTTGATTATCAACCACGGAATTAATGTTTACACCAGTCGCACACCAGAAGCAATTAACTCTTCTTATGAAGTAAATGCTTTTTCTGCATTGCGGCTGATGGATATATTCTTAACCACAGTGAAGGGGCCACAAGCAAAAGCAACCAAAGAAATTTGGGTAAATACTTCCGAGGCGGAAGCCTCTCCTGCACTGAGTCCGCTTTATGAACTCAGCAAACGTACATTAGGAAATCTTGTGACTCTCAAGCGCTTGGATGGGGACTGTATAATTCGCAAATTAATTCTTGGCCCCTTTAAAAGTCAACTCAATCCCTATGGAGTGATGTCACCACAGCAAGTAGCTCGTGCAATTTTGTTTTTGGCGCGCCGAGATTTCCGCAATATTATCGTGACGATTAATCCTCTGACTTATGTGTTGTTTCCGTTAAAAGAAATCAGTACGTGGTTGTACTACAAACTTTTTAGCAAGACGGCTAAAAATTAA